One Euphorbia lathyris chromosome 1, ddEupLath1.1, whole genome shotgun sequence DNA segment encodes these proteins:
- the LOC136209585 gene encoding phospholipase A1-Ibeta2, chloroplastic: protein MQIGATVPAQTLNLFQVRRGSFRCHQSLLNPLMQSKTESLKPITSTELNKKHLANLDKLLQKHNQDPALLFSEPLQPVHKVSNSAGSMANKGKALLEGLSLNRIWPEMKAAEEMSPRHLNRLQRLLSMNQEYSPRNHLGSRWMEYHGSNDWVGLLDPLDENLRREVVRYGEFIQAAYHAFHSNPAMSTEEAPLPRHVALPDRSYKVTKSLYATSSVGLPKWVDEVAPDLGWMTQRSSWIGYVAVCDDRREIQRMGRRDIIIALRGTSTCLEWAENLRAQLVDIDTPKNPTHGQAKVECGFLSLYKTKGAHVPSLGESIKEEVKRLMEMYKGERLSITITGHSLGAALAVLVGDDLISSEPNMPPIAVFSFGGPKVGNKGFANQITSKNLKVLRIVNNQDVITRVPGLPMVENMNENMPMAYSHVGAELRVDTKMSPYLKPNADVACCHDLEAYLHLVDGFIGSNCPFRANAKRSLVKLLNDQRSNVKKLYTNKAHALSLKLDTRGFSTAGCLPSPSQ from the coding sequence ATGCAGATCGGTGCAACTGTTCCGGCTCAAACCCTAAACCTCTTTCAGGTCAGGCGCGGCAGTTTCCGGTGCCACCAGTCTCTTTTAAATCCATTAATGCAATCCAAAACTGAATCGTTAAAGCCAATTACTTCAACAGAGTTAAACAAGAAACACCTCGCAAATCTCGATAAACTTCTCCAAAAGCACAATCAGGATCCGGCTCTGCTTTTCTCTGAACCGCTACAGCCGGTTCACAAGGTTTCCAATTCCGCCGGTTCAATGGCGAATAAGGGAAAAGCTCTACTCGAAGGTCTCAGTTTAAATAGGATTTGGCCTGAAATGAAGGCAGCCGAGGAAATGTCGCCGCGGCATTTAAACCGCCTTCAACGGTTGTTATCAATGAATCAAGAATATTCTCCCCGGAATCATCTTGGTTCCCGGTGGATGGAATACCACGGTAGCAATGATTGGGTCGGGTTACTTGACCCGCTTGATGAGAATCTCCGGCGAGAAGTTGTTAGGTACGGAGAATTTATCCAAGCAGCCTATCACGCTTTCCATTCAAATCCTGCCATGTCAACAGAGGAGGCTCCTTTGCCTAGACACGTGGCTTTACCTGATAGGTCATATAAAGTGACTAAGTCTCTCTATGCCACATCTTCTGTGGGGTTACCAAAATGGGTCGACGAGGTAGCCCCGGACCTCGGGTGGATGACTCAAAGATCGAGTTGGATTGGGTACGTGGCAGTTTGTGACGATAGAAGGGAGATTCAACGAATGGGAAGGAGAGACATAATAATTGCCTTGCGAGGGACTTCAACGTGTCTCGAATGGGCTGAAAATTTAAGAGCCCAATTAGTAGATATAGATACACCCAAAAACCCGACCCATGGCCAAGCCAAAGTGGAATGTGGGTTTTTGAGCTTGTACAAAACAAAAGGAGCTCATGTGCCAAGTCTAGGAGAATCAATCAAAGAAGAGGTAAAAAGGTTAATGGAAATGTACAAAGGAGAGAGACTAAGCATTACGATAACAGGGCACAGTTTAGGTGCTGCATTAGCTGTTTTAGTCGGCGACGATCTAATTTCATCGGAACCAAACATGCCACCAATTGCGGTATTTTCCTTCGGCGGCCCAAAAGTAGGAAACAAAGGATTCGCCAATCAAATAACTTCCAAAAATCTTAAAGTGTTAAGAATAGTAAATAATCAAGATGTGATAACAAGAGTGCCCGGATTGCCAATGGTGGAAAATATGAATGAGAACATGCCAATGGCCTACTCCCACGTGGGAGCGGAGCTACGCGTGGATACGAAAATGTCTCCATATTTGAAGCCGAATGCGGACGTGGCGTGTTGTCATGATTTGGAAGCATACCTACATTTGGTAGATGGGTTCATAGGTTCAAATTGTCCATTTAGAGCAAATGCAAAAAGGAGTTTAGTGAAGTTGTTAAATGACCAAAGGTCAAATGTGAAGAAATTGTACACAAACAAAGCACATGCCTTGAGTTTAAAACTTGATACACGGGGATTCTCCACTGCTGGATGTCTCCCTAGTCCTTctcaataa